One Halovivax ruber XH-70 genomic region harbors:
- a CDS encoding M48 family metallopeptidase encodes MTDFGLKVRMVVVGAILFGFYLASMTVVSAMFGIDLIWLLPLGLVVLPPLQYKLGKWRALRGADDMPEEGQYLEVHRMTEALARDMEVKKPKLKVMEMGTPNAFAVGRKGAGVVCVSTELMAILDRDELEGVIAHEIAHIKNRDVITMIIGQSIGMIVGWVAYIVYMAGGDRNAGSIIVGMVIANVAQLLVTAFVLAISRYREYVADDDAREAIGSGDPLARALEKISRGAEGRESKVDDSMSALCIFNGDKSLLSKVFSTHPPMEKRIAKLRG; translated from the coding sequence ATGACAGACTTCGGATTGAAGGTACGGATGGTGGTCGTCGGCGCCATCCTGTTCGGGTTCTACTTAGCTTCGATGACGGTCGTCTCCGCGATGTTCGGTATCGACCTCATCTGGTTACTCCCGCTCGGACTCGTCGTCCTCCCCCCACTTCAGTACAAACTCGGCAAGTGGCGAGCGCTAAGGGGTGCCGATGATATGCCAGAAGAAGGACAGTATCTGGAAGTTCATCGAATGACGGAAGCGCTCGCTCGTGATATGGAAGTGAAGAAGCCGAAGCTCAAAGTCATGGAGATGGGGACACCAAACGCTTTCGCCGTCGGCCGGAAGGGCGCCGGCGTCGTCTGCGTCTCGACGGAGCTCATGGCGATACTCGATCGGGATGAACTTGAGGGCGTCATCGCTCACGAAATCGCACACATCAAAAACCGAGACGTGATCACGATGATCATCGGCCAATCTATTGGGATGATCGTCGGCTGGGTCGCCTACATCGTCTACATGGCCGGTGGGGATCGTAACGCTGGCAGTATCATCGTCGGTATGGTCATCGCGAACGTCGCCCAGTTACTGGTGACGGCCTTCGTTTTGGCTATCTCGCGCTACCGCGAGTACGTTGCCGACGATGACGCCCGCGAGGCGATTGGTAGTGGGGATCCACTAGCTCGCGCACTCGAAAAAATCTCACGTGGAGCCGAGGGTCGCGAATCAAAGGTAGATGATAGTATGAGTGCGCTCTGTATCTTCAATGGTGATAAGAGCCTCTTGTCTAAGGTCTTTTCCACGCATCCCCCTATGGAAAAACGGATCGCAAAGTTGCGAGGTTGA
- a CDS encoding LabA-like NYN domain-containing protein, whose translation MTDVHPGQRVAVLVDAQNLYHSAQSLHSRNIDYGELLDAAVNDRQLTRAISYVIRADAPDEESFFEALEDIGFETKIKDIKRFPDGSKKADWDVGMSLDAVTLANHVDTIVLCTGDGDFSRLCSHLRHEGVRPEVMAFESSTAEELIEETDSFVDLDGDTDRFLL comes from the coding sequence ATGACTGACGTTCACCCCGGCCAACGGGTGGCGGTACTCGTCGACGCACAGAACCTCTATCACTCCGCACAGAGTCTCCACAGCCGCAACATCGACTACGGCGAACTGCTGGACGCTGCGGTGAACGATCGCCAACTCACCCGGGCGATCTCCTACGTCATCCGCGCCGACGCCCCCGACGAAGAGAGCTTCTTCGAGGCACTCGAGGACATCGGCTTCGAAACCAAGATCAAGGACATCAAACGGTTTCCCGACGGATCGAAAAAGGCCGACTGGGACGTCGGGATGAGCCTCGACGCCGTCACGCTGGCCAATCACGTGGACACCATCGTCCTCTGTACCGGCGACGGTGACTTTTCACGACTGTGTTCGCACCTCAGACACGAGGGCGTCCGCCCGGAGGTGATGGCGTTCGAGTCCTCGACCGCCGAAGAATTGATCGAAGAGACCGACTCGTTCGTCGACCTGGACGGCGACACCGACCGATTTCTCCTCTGA